The Streptomyces sp. NBC_00569 genomic sequence CAACGACGTCAAGGTCGCCGCCTTCTGCTCGTCCGAGCCGGACGCCGGATCCGACGTGGCCTCCATGCGCACCCGCGCCGTCTACGACGCGGCCAAGGACGAGTGGGTGCTCAACGGCACCAAGACCTGGGCGACCAACGGTGGCATCGCCAACGTCCACGTCGTCGTCGCCGTCGTCGACCCCGAGCTCGGCTCCAAGGGCCACGCCTCCTTCATCGTCCCGCCGAACACGCCGGGTCTGTCCCAGGGGCAGAAGTTCAAGAAGCACGGCATCCGCGCCTCGCACACCGCCGAGGTCGTCCTCGAGGACGTACGCGTCCCCGGCTCCTGCCTGCTCGGCGGCAAGGACAAGCTCGACGAGCGCATGGCGCGCGCCCGTGAACGTGCCAAGGCCGGCGGCGGCGAGCGCGTGAAGAACGCCGCCATGGCCACGTTCGAGGCGTCCCGTCCGGCCGTCGGCGCGATGGCGGTGGGCACGGCCCGCGCCGCCTACGAGGAGGCCCTGGAGTACGCCAGGACGCGTACGCAGTTCGGCCGACCGATCATCGACAACCAGGGCGTCGCCTTCCAGCTCGCCGACATGCGCACGCAGATCGACGCGGCGCGGCTCCTGGTGTGGCGTGCCTCCTGGATGGCGACCACGGGCAAGAAGTTCGAGTCGGCCGAGGGCTCGATGTCGAAGCTCTTCGCGAGCGAGACCGCCAAGAAGGTCACCGGCCAGGCCATCCAGATCCTCGGCGGCAACGGCTTCACCCGCGAGTACCCCGTCGAGCGCATGCACCGCGACGCGGCGATCTACACGATCTTCGAGGGCACCAGCGAGATCCAGCGCCTGGTGATCGCGCGCACCCTCTCGGGTCTGCCGATCCGCTAGCCGAGGCGGCCGGTGCCCTTCGCGCGGCGAAGGGCACCGGCTTCAGCGGTCGTACCGCCCGGTCAGAGCCGTGCGGCCACCTTGCGGGCGATACGGACGATGTCGCCCGAGGGCCGTGCGGAGTACCCCGGGTGGTCGCGGACCCAGCCGTCCTCAAGGGCGTACCAGTCGACCGGCCGCGGTGTCGTGCCGTCGGCCAGGGCGGCCGCGAGTCCGTCGAAATAGGTCCGCCAGCGCAGTGTGTAGAGGCCGCCGATCAGTCCGGCCCACTCGCGGTTCGCGTAGTCGTGCAGACCTCCGTCGTCGGCGCCCGAACGCGGGCCCCACACCGTCACCAGCGACACCGCGTCGTACTCGAGACGGTCCCGCTCCTCGTCGTCGGCGCCCCACGCGCGCGCGTCGGCGATCCAGCGCCCGAGCAGA encodes the following:
- a CDS encoding acyl-CoA dehydrogenase family protein — its product is MAEFTMDLNDEQKEVRDWLHGFAADVIRPAAAEWDEREETPWPVIQEAAKIGIYSLDFYAQQFFDPTGLGIPMAMEELFWGDAGIALSIVGTGLAAVGVLANGTEEQIGTWIPQMYGDANDVKVAAFCSSEPDAGSDVASMRTRAVYDAAKDEWVLNGTKTWATNGGIANVHVVVAVVDPELGSKGHASFIVPPNTPGLSQGQKFKKHGIRASHTAEVVLEDVRVPGSCLLGGKDKLDERMARARERAKAGGGERVKNAAMATFEASRPAVGAMAVGTARAAYEEALEYARTRTQFGRPIIDNQGVAFQLADMRTQIDAARLLVWRASWMATTGKKFESAEGSMSKLFASETAKKVTGQAIQILGGNGFTREYPVERMHRDAAIYTIFEGTSEIQRLVIARTLSGLPIR